The Bacillus sp. Bos-x628 genome segment ACGGAATCCAAACTTTCAAAATAAAATCGCTGCGCATCATAAAAGCGGTTCGGCTCTTTCTTGGTTATCGTATAAATTCTTCGTGCCAGCCGAAGGATTTCATAGTTATGTTTAATGGTCTGTACGTTCTTTACAGCAAATAAAGCCTTCTTCAAACGAACTAACTTATGTCTTGCTTCTTTTAAATGCTGTTTGATATATACATAATCACTACGAGAAAGTCCATGCTTCTTTAAAAACAAATGAACAGCCAGCCATCTGCTCCCTGCAAACATGGCACCCCAACCAATCAAGGCATACAGCATCGATAAGCCAACATGATGATGGAAATACCCAATACTGACGATTAAAATCGCAAACGAAAAAAGACTAGAGATTAAGGCCCATATAAATGTGAAAAAGATTGATTTCATTTTATCGACTCCTATAAATAATCAGGCTCTCTGTTTATCTTATTATTTATTACGGGTGATGTCCAAACTAAGTTCCAAAAACAGCCTAATCGTAAATAGCTCATAAAAAAAGACCATCTAATGGTCTTATGAATACAAAGGGGGCGTATGAAGGTTTTTAAGTTTTTTGACATAATCGGCATAGCTGGGATCAGAGGTCGATGTAGAAATTAACTTTCGTTCACAGCCCTGACATAAAAACTGATGATACAAATAAATTCCTTTTGTCTTTTTCTCTTCACAAATCAAACAAATTGCTTCCCGCTCTTTTTCGCTCATTGTGACACCTCCACTTATAGCTTCAGTATGCCCTAGCTCTTTCAATTGTATACAAAATTAAGAATGTTTTAGATGATAGTTTAGTATATGTGTCCACCATGCATCGAGTGTTTGTTCCTTTCCTGAAAAACACAAAAAAGACCAGTTCCGAATGGAACTGATCTTTAGACAAGCTTGGCGGCGTCCTACTCTCACAGGGGGAGACCCCCAACTACCATCGGCGCTGAAGAGCTTAACTTCCGTGTT includes the following:
- a CDS encoding 5-bromo-4-chloroindolyl phosphate hydrolysis family protein, which produces MKSIFFTFIWALISSLFSFAILIVSIGYFHHHVGLSMLYALIGWGAMFAGSRWLAVHLFLKKHGLSRSDYVYIKQHLKEARHKLVRLKKALFAVKNVQTIKHNYEILRLARRIYTITKKEPNRFYDAQRFYFESLDSVVQLTEKYALLYNQPNRSHELEMTLSQTRVTLTELQKQLTNDLQQILGRDIEALHIELELADKMIKK
- a CDS encoding sigma factor G inhibitor Gin, which encodes MSEKEREAICLICEEKKTKGIYLYHQFLCQGCERKLISTSTSDPSYADYVKKLKNLHTPPLYS